The region GTCTAACGGACTACTGCAGACAACAACAGAAACAAGTGCTTCTCTTTGAGGTACAATCATATTCTCTTCATGCACATAGTTGTAAATACTAGCTATTTGTTTGTCTTTGGGTTTTTGTGGCATACTTGCGCGGACGTAATTTATTCGAAATGAGAGGGTATTTTCTTGCCATGCGATCCGTTTTGTTATCTGGCCTAAGCTTGGGGTGTAACTGACTGGAGGTTTATGGGAAATGTTGTTTCATTTACACATACTGCTGATTAAAATAGATGGAGAGATGTCTGTGTTTGAACTACAAGACCAGGGTCCTGATATGCGGAGATAGATTTTATGGTTAATGTGCattctttgaaaatgtttcctgCTGATGTTATTATTGTTGATTCACATACTAGCCCTTTAGTAATGCTAATGATAATGGTTAACATATTtaccatagctagctagctacattgtgaAGATCGTGTTTGCTAGCTATTTTAGCTAACTATGAAACCCATCTGGATTAAGTAGGGCTACATTAAATAGGCTTTGAAGTTAATGTAGTTAGTTTAGCTAATATGAACATATAGTTAATGAAAGGTATGTAGGTGTAACCGGAATGAAGAGACACTGCTATCAACTATAGGACATCCTGCTTACCACGGGATAAgattttatttatctaggcaggtcagttaagaacaaattcttatttacaatgacggcctacaccggccaaacccggacgacgctgccctatgggactcccaatcacggccgggttgtgatacagcctgtattcgaaccagggtgtctgtagtgacacctcaataactgagatgcagtgccttagaccgctgctacCCGGGATCCTACTGCTTGTCTAGCACAAGGTTTCCCAAACTAGGTCCTGATAACCTCTTTGCCCCCACGGTTTGATTATCTCTTAGCCCCCACGGTTTGATTATCTCTTAGCCCCCACGGTGTGATAACCTCCTAGCCCACACGGTGTGATAACCTAGTCCTCCAGTCTATACAGTTTATTATATCTAACTcttgttttgagagagagagtttggacTAAACTAGTATCTGCAAACCCTGGCTGTCCAAACAGTCAATTGATTTCAGATAGTATGTAGCTAGCTGGTCAGCTAGCTAATCCGAACATAGTAAGTCTGACAAGCCAACTCTACACACTGAAGAAAGGGATCATATGACACAGCCAGCAGTAGAGCAAAGTAAAGGGAACCCAGAGCTCTCACTACTGTTTGACAACAGTACCCATTGTTAATAAAGCCTGTGAGCCATGCCATGATCTTGGTTTACTTGCGTCACTTTTAAATTCTCAGGGCTGAGATCATGTCATACTAATATAGCTTAGTTTCAGAGTAGTGACGTGCAGGTGCAGGGTACAACAAGTCAACTAAAGAGAGAAATACCCGCACACTGATGATGATTGGTTCAGTTTTATTGTGCAACGTTTCGACCCGAAGATCGAAGGAGAACTTTCGTCCTAATGTTGCCTTCTTTTGTTTCCCTGCCAGACAGTTCCAGTACAGAGACATTGTCCTCCATTTAAGATGAACCTGGCAGAGATCTGTGACAACGCTAAGAAGGGCAGAGAGTATGCTCTGCTGGGAAACTATGACTCCTCTATGGTCTACTACCAGGGAGTGATCCAGCAGATACATAAACACGGCCAAGCCCTCAGAGACCCTGCACTCAAAGTCAAGTGGCAACAGGTGAGACTCTCCCAAACACATACATTACACCTACATGTTGCAGCATAGAAGCATTGGTAATAAGACATTATGAACGCTTAACAAGTAATAATGTGATGTACCGGTTGGCTAAAAGTGTTACCgaaatgtcctctctctctctctctctctctctctaggtgagACAGGAGTTGTTGGAGGAGTATGAGCAGGTGAAAGGCATTGTGGGTACTCTGGAGAGTTTTAAGGTGGACAAGCCAGCTGACTTCCCCGTCCCTCAGTCTGAGGAGGGTCCCAGAGACCCTGCAGTGTGGCCCCCACCCACCCCTGCAGAGCACAGGTACATGGAGTACCTGAGACCTAACACaattcttcaggtctcaggcaatcTTAATCATCACTTGAGCCTGGTTCCCCCAAACCAGCTCCATTActgagtggagaggaggaaaccTGACGGAGTAAACAGCACCTGGCTGTGTAAGGTCTCATTTTTAACGAAGAACAAGTACAGAGCTTTAAGTTAATATCTTAAGGCAACATCATGTGGAGCATTGTAGCGTTAACACCGTAACGTTATAGCTCCAATAActctggttgtgttgtgtgtgtgtggtgttgtgtgttgtgtgtgtgtgcctgtgtgtgtgtgtgtgtgtgtgtgtgtgtgtgtgtgtgtgtgtgttgtgtgtgtgtgtgtgtgtgtgtgtgtgtgtgtgtgtgtgtgtgtgtgtgtgtgtgtgtgtgtgtgtgtgtgtgtgtgtgtgtgtgtgtgtgtgtggcattgaaGTGGACATATCAGTGTGTTGTTATCCACTGATATGAGAGGAGGAAATGCCACTTAACCAAATGATCCCCTCTTGAAGTTGACAAGCTGCTGCTTCCTATTGGATGTTCAGCTGCAGCAGCACATGCAGAGAGTAGGCTACACATCTTCTGAATAGCATGGCGATTACAGTGACAGGACCATCATAAAAAGGTTACATGCTGCATAGTTTTATTCACTAGCTGTATGTCTTATGACTTTCAAAATAGCCTATAGGCCCTCCGTAGCATCGTACAGCCACCATGATCCCTCAAACTGACGTTCTGTTTCGCTACACTGCTTGGACTTTGATTGCTTAATGGAAAATGATTGCTTAATGGAAaatgtctgtgtctgcctgtctgtgtctgcctgtctgtgtctgcctgtctgtgtctgcctgtctgcctgtctgttgtctgcctgtgtctgtctgtctgtgtctgcctgtctgcctgtctgtgtctgcctgtctgtgtctgtgtgtgtctgcctgtctgtgtctgtgcttgtctgcctgtctctgtctgtgtgtgtctgcctgtctctgtgtgtttgtgtgtccatatgcatgtgtgtgtgtttagggcccCTACTGCAGTGAAGCGTCCTAACAGTGGGGTGAAACCCCAGCAGAGGAAGGACTCTCCAGGTATGCAGCCCAGAGGGGCTCCGGGAGGGAGGGGCCAGACCAACCCTAAAACAGACCGGCCCGCCCCCAGGGACGCCCCCCGAGGCACCAAGGTCAGAGACGACAAGGTCCGTGTACAGCTGGAGATACTACACTTATTACTGttagggctggtttcctggacacatgAAGTCCTGGACTGAAAATCATGCTCGATCTCTATCTAAATAACTTTTTGAGTCTAGGACTAGACttgatctgtgtctgggaaactggccttAAACTCGCATGTCTGTTGCCCAGGGTAAGAAGAGTATATAAGGCGGGGAAGTTAAAACTTGTGTTAACGTGTGTGTCCTGCAGGGTAAAAAGGCTGTAGCAGAGGGAGCAGGGATGGAGAGCTGAAGAAGTTTGATGGTTCGGGGTACGACAGTGACTTAGTGGAGGCACTGGAGAGAGACATCGTCTCCCGCAACCCCAACATACACTGGTACATTAAACACATCACCttgctgacctgtgtgtgtgtgtgtgtggtgtgtgtgtcactctgacTCACTCACTTTTGTGTGTATCACTGAAGGCCTGacacattgctgtgtgtgtgtgtgtgtgtgtgtgtgtgtgtgtgtgtgtgtgtgtgtgtgtgtgtgtgtgtgtgtgtgtgtgtgtgtgtgtgtgtgtgtgtgtgtgtgtgtgtgtgtgtgtgtgtgtgtgttccagggggGACATTGCTGACCTGGAGGATGCTAAGAAGCTGTTGAGAGAAGCGGTGGTTCTGCCCATGTGGATGCCAGACTTCTTCAAGGGTATACGCCGACCCtggaaggtaacacacacacacacacacacgagagaagaGTACCTTGAGGAGTAGTGTGTGACGTCGTCAGTAAGGGCAGTAACTTGACCGTATtaaccgccacaccggcagtcaggagtcatgaccgcagggaaattccacgtgaccgctgagtcacggtaactaggcttctccaaaactgtggtctgatgccgctgatggtcattagtagtctaccaaacttgTTAACGGCCAGTCGCTAATAGCCTGGTACTcagcgctctattgtccctctaatcactctgccAATGCAAATGAAATGAAAGTTAAATAAATGAACACTTCAGGAGAGCCctggcattcagagtttgagTGGAATAGGATCACCTGTTGCCTAGCCAGAGTCAGATCAtcatagctggttgatgcatggaatgaAATAACTGTTTCTATAAACCCACATTATGgtacatttctataggctatgcaattgcgtgagaaaacagagtttctattaaaaagaggaggatgccATCATCTTTCTATAGGcttggcctactatatttatttatcttaataTTAATCAcgttgcttctctttacaaccggagtagcctacctggctggcatgaataTGAACtgtgggaaaagcgtcctccattcgctatttaagtgcaaaCGGATGACATGCATttcccccctgcccctgttctgaccggtgcatgataatggtacaTTCTAAATCGAAACTAATTTCAGAGATCTATTATATTAGTATACGACAAGACAAGattcaattgagaatagtctAACGGGTGAGAATATTATAACTTGTGAGTGATGCCCAGGGTGTGCCAGTCTAACGCTTCCAACACACCCTGACAGCATCATTGCATTTTGATACACcacaattacattcatttccaatgaaaatGCTGTGTTTgtccttgcagcattgcgttgcggaggcagttgcagtgcgttctgtgtggtgccaTACGTTGggtttatcgaacgtatgcgtcaaactgtatgagtagacggcttgacagaaacggtagcagaaggtgaatgttggaCTTTTGATGCTGCGTActactgaggtcagggctctgtgcaggccagtcgggTTCTTCCACATccatctcaacaaaccatttctttgtggaccTCACTTTGTCCATGGgtgcgttgtcatgctgaaacaggaaagggccttgtccaaactgttgccacaaagttggatagCATAGCATCGTCTAGAATGGAGGAAGCCCTTACCGCAGTAacgtgtcattgtatgctgtagcattactatttcccttcacttgaactaaggggcccaaaccatgaaaaacagccccagaccattagtcctcctccaccaaactttacagttggcactatgcattagggcaggtagcttCTCCTGGCatgtgccaaacccagattcgtctgttggactgccagatggttgaAGAGTGATTaaacactccagagaacgcgtttccactgctccagagtccaatggcggcgaactttacactactccagccgatgcgtggcattgcgcatggtgatcttagacttgcgtgccgctgctcggccatggaaacatattacatgaagctcctgacgaacagttcttgtgctgacgttgcttccagaggcaggaaaactgaaatccgtcttacctcatttctaccagcatgtcacctgtgcaactagaggtgaaaaaCCTCTAggtcacctttactccacacagagagacacgtacaaacctcgccctccatttggtaaatctgaccataactctatcctcctgattcctgcttacaagtaaaaactcaaacaggaagtaccagtgatgcgctcaatacggaagtggtctgatgaagcggatgctaagctacaggactgtttccctagcacagactggaatatgttccggtattcATTCGATGGCATTgatgagtttaccacatcagtcaccggctttattaataagtgcatcTACGGCATTGTCCCCAcagactgtacgtacatatcccaaccagattacatgcaacatctgcactgagctaaaggctagagctgccgctatCAAAGAGCAGAACACTAATCcgaacgcttataagaaatcccgctatgccctgcgacgaaccatcaaacaggcaaagcgtcaatacaggactatgatctaatcctactacacctgctctgacactcgtcggatgtggcaaggcttgcaaactatcacggattacaaagggaaacccagccgtgagctgcccagtgacacaagcctatcagacgatctaaatgccttctatgctcgcttcaaggttAGGAAAACTAAACCATGCATGAAAGCACctgctgttccggacgactgtgtgattgcCCTCTCTGTAACcggtgtgagtaagacctttttaaacaggtcaacattcacaaggccgcagggccagacggattatcaggacgtgtactcgGAGCTTGCGCTGACcagttggcaagtgtcttcactgacattttcaacctctccctgaccccagtctgtaatacctacatgcttCCAAAATATTTAGCTGTGCAACCTGCAGTTTTAATTTGGGAACACCCGGTGTGactataaataaaaaattaccCAGATAATAATTGATTTAGGCTTCGCGTGCCATAGTCATCGagtcctctttctccctccaacgGCTGTTTGCTTCCGGTTCCCAGGCTATGCACACCATGCCCCACCCCTTGTCACTCAAGCAGGCAGCACACTGTTTATTCTCTCAGCATGCTGTCAATTCATGCACTCAACACAGATTCTTCCAAAACAAGAACAATGCTTCTTACACCTTGCCCTCTCTGTTATACAAttcgtttttttgtattttgttctctGCAAAACGCGAGTTAGCTAGTCTAATATGCATGTACAGTGGcaaggaaaaagtatgtgaaccctttggaattacctggatttctgcataaatttgacatATAATTTGATCAGATCTTCATCtaattcacaacaatagacaaacatagtgtgcttaaactaataacacacattattgtattcaatatagacaagaaaaatacataatttaaacattcacagtgtaggttggaaccccaaggctaatgacttctccaaaagctaattggagtcaggagtcaactaacctggagtccaatcgaTGAGACAAGATTAGAGATGTCGGTGAAAGCTGCCCTGccatataaaaaacactcacaaaatttgagtttgctattcacaagaagcattgcctgatgtgaaccctCCCtagaacaaaagagatctcagaagacctaagatgaagaattgttgacttgcatgaagctggaaagggttacaaaagtgctgcctcagggcctggacagcttgctatcatcgacggaaaaatgaattcccaagtttatcaagacattttgcaggagaatgttaggctatctgtcctccaattgaagctcaacagaagttgggtgacgcaataggacaacgacccaaaacacagaagtaaataaacaacagaatggcttcaacagaagaaaatacgccttctggagtggcccagtcagagtcctgacctcaacccgattgaaatgctgtggcatgacctcgagagctgttcacaccagacatcccaagaatattgctgaactgaaacagttttgaaaTGAGGAATAATACAAAATTCaacctgaccgttgtgcaggtctgatccacatcTACAGAAAacttttggttgaggttattgctgccaaaggagggtcagccagttattaaatccaacggttcacatactttccccaccctgcactgtgaatgtttacacggtgtgttcaataaagacatgaaaacttataattgtttgtgttattagtttaagcagactgtgtttgtctgtctatttgtcgtggacttcagaaaacagcaaagttagcacccccctatccacatcgacaggacagcagtggagaagaaggaaagtttaagttcctcggtgtacatatcatagacaaactaaaatggtccacccacacagacagtgtggtgaagaaggcgcaacagcgcctcttcaagctcaggaggctgaattttttttgttgtcttgtcaccgaaaaccctcactaacttttacaggtgtacaattgagagcatcctgttgggctgtatcaccgcctggtacggcaactgcaccgctctcaaccgcatggctctccagtgggtggtgcggtctgcacaacgcatcaccgggggcaaactacctgccctccaggacacctacaccacccgatgtcacaggaaggcaaaaagatcatcaaggacaataaccacccgagccactgcctgttcaccccgctaccatccagaaggcgagatcagtacaggtgcatcaaagctgggacagagagatagaagctgtttttcaatctcaaggccatcagattgttaaacagccaccaccagcacagagaggcggctgcctacctacagacttgatatcattggccactttaataaatggaacactagtcactttaataatgccacttttaagaatgtttacatgtctcgcattactcatctcatatgtatatactgtttccttcactatctattgcgTCTTGGCTgttctgtcactgctcatccatatattttatatgtatatattcttatcccattcctttactagattgtgtgtattaggttttgttgtggaatttgttagatattacctgttagataccgcTGCACtgataagcatttcgctacactcgcaatcacatctgctaaccatgtgtatgtgaccgattTGATTTTATTGTTGTggcctagatgaagatcagatcaaattttatgaccaatttatgcagaaatccaggtacagtaatccctcgtttatcgcgggggttacgttccgaaaatgacacgcgataagtgaaatccgcgaaatagaaaactttttttttttacaattagcaactattacatgtatacaaatacagtgactcacgtgtaggccgtttcgtcgacattatgggtttaggagatgttcgaaattacaagataatttggccaacttaatgtaaatttgccaagctgttttatgtacgtacacataactgcacgagacgacaaaatgatagcacaattcgtagcatgttttgatacaagaagcgggagtgagtttttagcgaatcagaatgcagagcacaatgcaccaaaaaaaaaaaatgcattatgaaaatccgcgaaatagcgaatccgcgataagtgaaccgcgaagtggcgagggatcactgtatttccaaagtgttcacatacttgttcttgccactgtaagtctctcatggctcaaagtagaggagagattgacttcatcactacttgtttttgtaagacgtgttgacaagctgaatgaacggaggtgtctgtttaaactactggcacacagctcggacacccatacataccccacaaggcatgtcaccagaggtctctttacagtccccaagtccagaatagactatgggaggcgcacagtactacgtagagccatgactacatggaactctattccacatcaggtaactgatgcaagcagtagaatcagattttaaataacttataaaaatacaccttatggattAGCGGGgaatgtgaagagacacagacacccaTAAACATGATAAGACACAtactctacacacatgtacacatggattttgtattgatgatatgtggtagtagagtagttgcttgagggaacacacttaatgtgttgtgaaaagtgtaatgaaatgtcatgtaatattttttaaattgtatataactgccttaatgttgctggaccccaggaagagtagctgcttccttggcaacgcctaatggggatccataataaatacaaatataaggAACCTGGCATGTGCCTAACATAATGCATAttgctaatgctaatcgctagctgGTTAGCTAAATGCCATTTAGCTAAATGCACTAGCTAGGACAAAACAAATGTTAGCTGGAATACAGGTTGCTACCACTGGTAGTGTATGGTGTAGATCAGCATGTTATTTGTACAATGGCATGTTCTGAATCAACCTATTCAAAACATTTAGTCTAAATGTAACATCTATTCAAGTGGTCccttgggaaacactgaccaacacgtTGGTACATTTtatgtggtgctcctaactttttaAAGTTAGGAGCACCTGTGCTACCAATGGAAAAACATTAATTTAGAGCCCTTGCCCTCAGGCCCAATCACGTGATTAAAGGGGGTCAATATTTCATTGGTCTCTCAGTGTCACAACCAAACACATACGTCACACGAAGACCATGTAGTGTAGGAATGCGTGGTTTCTTACATGggggtgaatgaatgaatgaatacagTGAACATTTTTGAATGATGACATGTATGGATGGATATTCAGAGGTTGCTCTGTCATACACCACTCAGGCCTGTAAGTGGTGATGTTGTACAGTAGAAATTCATGAAGTTTGGAAAAGATTGGCCTACTGTCAGCGCGACCCCTCTGTATGCAATAAAtggtgtgtgtctcctctctctctctctctctctctacctctctctctctacctctctctctctacctctctacctctcctctctctctctctctctctctcttctacctcttctctcttaccgtctccctctctacctctctatcttctacctctctctcttcgctactctctactctctctctctctctctctcttctctactctctctctctactctactctctctctaccttcttctctctctctacctctctctctctctctctctactctctctctctctcctctctctctctctcttctctctctctctctcttcttctctctcttctctctctctctaccagggTGTGTTGATGGTGGGCCCACCAGGGACAGGGAAGACCATGCTGGCTAAAGCCGTGGCTACAGAGTGTGGCACCACCTTCTTCAACGTGTCCTCCTCCACGCTCACCTCCAAATACAGAGGAGAGTCTGAGAAACTGGTTCGCCTGCTCTTTGagatggtgagtctgtgtgtgtgtgtgtgtgtgtgtggtctcttgtGACGGACGGAAAAACCAAACGTAGAACTTTCTGAGGCCAGCTCTCACATTTTCATCTGGTTCTGGGTTGGAGAGTGTATGATGTGGGCAGTGCCGCCTCTAGACCTTCGGAGGACCTAAGTGAGAATtgcccctcccccccacctcGCAGGTAAAACGTTTTAGTGCTATCTTAGcagtgttatttttttgttggcaGTGTTAAAGTAAATTcccagcaattctacacattttcccat is a window of Salvelinus sp. IW2-2015 linkage group LG5, ASM291031v2, whole genome shotgun sequence DNA encoding:
- the katnal1 gene encoding katanin p60 ATPase-containing subunit A-like 1; this translates as MNLAEICDNAKKGREYALLGNYDSSMVYYQGVIQQIHKHGQALRDPALKVKWQQVRQELLEEYEQVKGIVGTLESFKVDKPADFPVPQSEEGPRDPAVWPPPTPAEHRAPTAVKRPNSGVKPQQRKDSPGMQPRGAPGGRGQTNPKTDRPAPRDAPRGTKVRDDKGKKSCSRGSRDGELKKFDGSGYDSDLVEALERDIVSRNPNIHWGDIADLEDAKKLLREAVVLPMWMPDFFKGIRRPWKGVLMVGPPGTGKTMLAKAVATECGTTFFNVSSSTLTSKYRGESEKLVRLLFEMARFYAPTTIFIDEIDSICGSRGKSDEHEASRRVKSEILVQMDGVGGASENDDPSKMVMVLAATNFPWDIDEALRRRLEKRIYIPLPTAVGRAELLGISLKEVDVADDVDLALIADKIDGYSGADITNVCRDASMMAMRRRIQGLSPEEIRALSKEELQMPVTMDDFTITLKKISKSVSAADLEKYQAWMDEFGSV